In one Musa acuminata AAA Group cultivar baxijiao chromosome BXJ2-5, Cavendish_Baxijiao_AAA, whole genome shotgun sequence genomic region, the following are encoded:
- the LOC135612586 gene encoding 29 kDa ribonucleoprotein A, chloroplastic-like isoform X2 → MAASSFLLPSLSFGIRRISSSKPQTQTLALSYVSFSSIKNVSFPSYSPFPPVRKAPALDSGSVPKVAVSSDLEQEEEADLSSGEEVEFSPDLKLFVGNLPFSFDSSQLAGLFQRAGNVEMVEVIYDKQTGKSRGFGFVTMSTVEEVEAATQQFNGYTLEGRPLRVNSGPPPRKDEFPSRGFRAGGNLDMANRVYVGRAVDRGASALSLTARLRRLRMLYNH, encoded by the exons ATGGcggcttcttccttcctcctcccttcCCTCTCCTTCGGAATCCGCAGAATCTCGTCCTCCAAGCCCCAAACCCAAACCCTTGctctctcctacgtttccttcTCTTCGATCAAAAATGTCTCTTTTCCTTCTTATAGTCCCTTTCCTCCGGTAAGAAAGGCGCCAGCTTTAGATTCGGGGTCCGTTCCCAAGGTGGCGGTGTCCTCGGATTTGGAGCAAGAAGAGGAGGCGGACCTGTCGAGTGGGGAGGAGGTGGAATTCTCGCCGGACTTGAAGCTCTTCGTCGGGAACCTCCCGTTTAGCTTCGACAGCTCCCAGCTCGCTGGTCTCTTTCAACGCGCCGGGAATGTCGAGATGGTGGAG GTTATATATGACAAGCAAACTGGAAAAAGCAGAGGATTTGGATTTGTGACAATGTCAACCGTGGAGGAGGTTGAAGCAGCCACTCAGCAGTTTAATGGTTAT ACACTAGAAGGGAGGCCATTGAGGGTGAACTCAGGACCACCTCCACGAAAAGATGAGTTCCCATCTAGAGGATTCCGGGCTGGTGGTAACCTTGACATGGCAAACAGGGTCTACGTAG GGAGAGCGGTAGATCGCGGGGCTTCGGCTTTGTCACTTACAGCTCGGCTGAGGAGGTTGAGAATGCTATACAATCACTAA
- the LOC135612586 gene encoding 29 kDa ribonucleoprotein A, chloroplastic-like isoform X1 produces the protein MAASSFLLPSLSFGIRRISSSKPQTQTLALSYVSFSSIKNVSFPSYSPFPPVRKAPALDSGSVPKVAVSSDLEQEEEADLSSGEEVEFSPDLKLFVGNLPFSFDSSQLAGLFQRAGNVEMVEVIYDKQTGKSRGFGFVTMSTVEEVEAATQQFNGYTLEGRPLRVNSGPPPRKDEFPSRGFRAGGNLDMANRVYVGNLSWGIDDLALETLFSEQGKVLEAKVVYDRESGRSRGFGFVTYSSAEEVENAIQSLNGTDLDGRSIRVTVAETRARRQF, from the exons ATGGcggcttcttccttcctcctcccttcCCTCTCCTTCGGAATCCGCAGAATCTCGTCCTCCAAGCCCCAAACCCAAACCCTTGctctctcctacgtttccttcTCTTCGATCAAAAATGTCTCTTTTCCTTCTTATAGTCCCTTTCCTCCGGTAAGAAAGGCGCCAGCTTTAGATTCGGGGTCCGTTCCCAAGGTGGCGGTGTCCTCGGATTTGGAGCAAGAAGAGGAGGCGGACCTGTCGAGTGGGGAGGAGGTGGAATTCTCGCCGGACTTGAAGCTCTTCGTCGGGAACCTCCCGTTTAGCTTCGACAGCTCCCAGCTCGCTGGTCTCTTTCAACGCGCCGGGAATGTCGAGATGGTGGAG GTTATATATGACAAGCAAACTGGAAAAAGCAGAGGATTTGGATTTGTGACAATGTCAACCGTGGAGGAGGTTGAAGCAGCCACTCAGCAGTTTAATGGTTAT ACACTAGAAGGGAGGCCATTGAGGGTGAACTCAGGACCACCTCCACGAAAAGATGAGTTCCCATCTAGAGGATTCCGGGCTGGTGGTAACCTTGACATGGCAAACAGGGTCTACGTAGGTAATCTCTCATGGGGCATTGATGATCTGGCTCTTGAGACACTTTTCAGTGAGCAAGGGAAGGTTTTAGAGGCCAAAGTCGTTTATGATAGGGAGAGCGGTAGATCGCGGGGCTTCGGCTTTGTCACTTACAGCTCGGCTGAGGAGGTTGAGAATGCTATACAATCACTAAATGGCACC GACTTGGATGGAAGATCGATACGGGTTACAGTGGCAGAAACAAGGGCTAGACGCCAGTTTTGA